One window of Mesorhizobium sp. WSM4904 genomic DNA carries:
- a CDS encoding peroxiredoxin, whose protein sequence is MADLEVGDVAPQFDLPRDGGGSLSLAAFRGKPVVLYFYPQDDTTSCTNEAIGFSQLKPEFEKAGTVVIGLSPDSVKKHDKFKAKYDLTVDLVADEERKVIEAYRLWVEKTMYGRKYMGVERATFLIDKDGRIARIWRQVRVKGHAEEVLAAMRAL, encoded by the coding sequence ATGGCTGATCTCGAAGTGGGCGACGTCGCGCCGCAGTTCGATCTTCCACGCGACGGCGGCGGCTCCCTCAGCCTCGCCGCATTCCGGGGAAAGCCCGTCGTACTCTACTTCTATCCGCAGGACGACACCACAAGTTGCACCAATGAGGCGATCGGCTTCTCGCAGCTGAAGCCGGAATTCGAGAAGGCCGGCACCGTGGTGATCGGACTGTCTCCCGATAGCGTAAAAAAACACGACAAATTCAAGGCAAAATACGATCTCACCGTCGATCTCGTCGCCGACGAGGAGCGCAAGGTGATCGAGGCCTATCGTCTGTGGGTCGAGAAGACGATGTATGGCCGCAAATACATGGGCGTCGAACGTGCGACCTTTCTGATCGACAAGGACGGACGGATCGCCCGCATCTGGCGGCAGGTGCGGGTCAAGGGCCATGCCGAAGAGGTGCTGGCGGCAATGCGCGCGCTCTGA
- a CDS encoding DUF3971 domain-containing protein — protein MDQEQPQHEKIRFRRDEITDLGMFPSACSVPPLGRASVRRRFRVIGRVFAGLCALVLLAAAGVYVLGTSGIGTERLRAEAETAIEKLAGVDVNVTVGPARLTLDGSSFIALQVSDVSLKTADGKPMADVGRVRFGMRLLPLLSGEVRLTSARFSDAHIMVAAMPSGGGDWTAALRNEDGLVDPEKVSAAVFSGVNEALDAVREDSMRQIDLRNVEFELPAGGSVKRVTVAEATVAQTGTGSMELSSDADVDGRHVSLTASAARDPSARRIASLDASLDVADASGTPVGGSSSGGNSAAPTDKPQGGKLGSIALKLSGAEASGETPSRLAASLSLGGSVLDLGSRGLLPADVDANATLVAGSNKISIDGLLFKTGRSTFDFSGSIGPKPAVAGEEPSYRYDLVSDGSTLAPSESPEPALQFLARIAGVYQTKSRKLVAEQIGVRSGGSSEVLGTASLAFIDNGPPGVSLSLNVHDMPVSHVKQLWPWFSARNARLWVLDNLFGGRVVDANLQFQVVPGRLGNGVPLSGDEVFGRFQVEGSRFDTAGRIPPIRDAVGVVAFHGNDVDISLSSGSVYMPSGRTVAASGGTLTVKQANVSPVIGALDIDVAGEAPAIAELASYEPINAMRHVGLAPEDLSGTVTGHVRADIPLTSGVDTSRLDWLVALDYQDLSLAKPFEDQTVTEADGSITVGPDRAVISAKAKLNGIPAELDLVEPLEDKGPPRSRKVALVLDDKTRDATMPGLSPLLSGTIKVAIDKSGEGSQSVEADLTSAKLDIPWVGWSKGAGIPAKATFTMAKFGSTTTLSDFALDGKSFSVDGDVTLVNGALSSARFSKVALNRGDDVAVSVKRSGKSYAVDVSGESLDARSLIKQFTSDVDTATKGAGADAISVSADVKSLTGFHDEVLSNLKLDYSGAGFRVNGLDVSATASSGAAITVRNTTGDGGRSLRMKSADAGAILRFLNIYEHMEGGAITLSLAGAADGPMKGQVDASNFYVVNEPKLASIVSTKPAGDTRSLNQAVKADIDTSRVQFERGFAEIDKGSGYLRLANGLLRGPRIGTTFQGTLYDQDNNMDMTGTFMPVYGLNRIFGELPLFGPLLGNGRDRGLIGVTYRLRGNANKPTLNINPLSVVAPGIFRSIFEYR, from the coding sequence TTGGATCAGGAGCAACCGCAGCACGAGAAGATCAGGTTCAGGCGTGACGAGATCACCGACCTGGGGATGTTTCCGTCCGCGTGCAGCGTGCCGCCGCTCGGCCGCGCCTCGGTGCGCCGCCGTTTCCGCGTCATCGGCCGGGTGTTTGCAGGGCTCTGTGCTCTGGTGCTTCTGGCGGCGGCCGGTGTCTATGTGCTTGGCACGTCAGGCATCGGCACGGAGCGGCTTCGCGCCGAAGCCGAGACGGCCATCGAGAAGCTCGCGGGCGTCGATGTCAACGTCACCGTCGGACCGGCGCGGCTGACGCTCGACGGGTCGAGCTTCATCGCCCTGCAGGTCAGCGACGTCAGCCTGAAGACGGCCGACGGCAAGCCGATGGCCGATGTCGGGCGCGTGCGGTTCGGCATGCGCCTGCTGCCGCTATTGTCCGGCGAGGTCCGGCTGACCAGCGCCCGGTTTTCCGATGCCCACATCATGGTCGCTGCGATGCCTTCCGGCGGCGGCGACTGGACGGCGGCGTTGCGCAATGAGGATGGTCTCGTCGATCCGGAGAAAGTGTCGGCGGCGGTGTTTTCCGGCGTCAACGAAGCCCTGGACGCGGTGCGCGAGGATTCGATGCGTCAGATCGACCTCCGCAATGTCGAATTCGAATTGCCGGCGGGCGGATCGGTCAAGCGCGTGACCGTCGCCGAGGCCACGGTCGCGCAGACCGGTACCGGCAGTATGGAACTCTCATCCGATGCGGATGTCGACGGCAGGCATGTCAGCCTGACGGCTTCCGCCGCACGTGATCCGAGCGCCAGGCGGATCGCATCGTTGGACGCCAGCCTCGATGTGGCGGACGCCAGCGGAACCCCGGTCGGGGGAAGCTCGAGCGGCGGAAACTCCGCCGCGCCCACTGACAAGCCCCAGGGAGGCAAACTTGGTTCGATTGCGCTGAAGCTTTCGGGCGCCGAGGCGTCCGGCGAAACGCCATCGCGGCTGGCGGCCTCGCTATCGCTCGGCGGCTCGGTGCTCGATCTCGGCTCACGCGGGCTGCTGCCGGCCGACGTCGATGCCAATGCCACGCTTGTGGCGGGGTCGAACAAGATCTCGATCGACGGGCTGCTATTCAAGACCGGCCGCTCGACATTCGATTTCTCCGGCTCGATCGGGCCGAAGCCGGCTGTCGCGGGCGAGGAACCGTCCTACCGCTACGACCTTGTCAGCGACGGCTCGACGCTCGCGCCGTCGGAATCGCCGGAGCCTGCGCTTCAGTTCCTCGCGCGCATCGCCGGCGTCTACCAGACCAAGAGCCGCAAGCTCGTCGCCGAGCAGATCGGCGTCCGCTCCGGAGGCTCGAGCGAGGTGCTAGGCACCGCTTCGCTTGCCTTCATCGACAACGGGCCGCCGGGTGTGTCGCTGTCGCTCAACGTCCACGACATGCCGGTCTCGCATGTGAAGCAGCTGTGGCCCTGGTTCTCCGCCCGCAACGCGCGGCTTTGGGTGCTGGATAATTTGTTCGGCGGCCGCGTGGTCGACGCCAATTTGCAGTTCCAGGTCGTGCCGGGGCGGCTCGGCAACGGCGTTCCGCTTTCCGGCGACGAGGTGTTCGGCCGCTTCCAGGTAGAGGGCTCGCGCTTCGACACGGCGGGCCGCATCCCGCCGATCCGCGACGCGGTCGGCGTCGTTGCCTTCCACGGCAACGACGTCGATATCAGCCTGTCTTCCGGCAGCGTCTACATGCCGAGCGGCCGCACCGTGGCGGCAAGCGGCGGCACGCTGACGGTGAAGCAGGCGAATGTCTCGCCGGTCATCGGCGCGCTCGACATCGACGTCGCCGGCGAAGCGCCGGCAATCGCCGAGCTCGCCTCTTACGAGCCGATCAACGCCATGCGCCATGTCGGCCTCGCGCCAGAGGATTTGAGCGGTACCGTCACCGGGCATGTGCGGGCCGACATTCCGCTGACTTCCGGCGTCGACACATCGAGGCTCGACTGGCTGGTCGCGCTGGACTACCAGGACCTTTCTTTAGCCAAGCCATTCGAGGACCAGACTGTCACCGAGGCCGACGGCTCAATCACCGTCGGCCCCGACCGCGCGGTGATATCGGCCAAGGCGAAGCTGAACGGCATTCCGGCCGAGCTCGATCTGGTCGAGCCGCTCGAGGACAAGGGGCCGCCGCGCAGCCGCAAGGTCGCGCTGGTGCTCGACGATAAGACCCGCGACGCAACGATGCCCGGCCTGTCGCCGCTGCTTTCAGGCACCATCAAAGTGGCGATCGACAAGAGCGGCGAGGGCAGCCAGAGCGTCGAGGCCGACCTGACCAGCGCCAAGCTCGACATTCCCTGGGTCGGTTGGAGCAAGGGGGCAGGCATTCCGGCCAAGGCCACCTTCACGATGGCAAAGTTCGGCAGCACCACCACGCTGTCGGATTTCGCGCTCGACGGAAAGAGCTTTTCGGTCGACGGCGATGTGACGCTGGTCAATGGGGCGCTATCCTCGGCTCGCTTCAGCAAGGTCGCGCTCAACCGGGGCGACGATGTCGCAGTCTCGGTGAAGCGATCGGGCAAGAGCTACGCCGTCGATGTCAGCGGCGAGTCCCTCGATGCCCGTTCGCTGATCAAGCAGTTCACCTCCGATGTCGACACGGCCACGAAAGGCGCCGGCGCCGACGCGATCTCGGTCAGCGCCGACGTGAAATCGCTGACCGGCTTCCACGACGAGGTGTTGTCGAACCTGAAACTGGACTACAGCGGCGCCGGCTTCCGGGTGAACGGTCTCGATGTCAGCGCGACGGCGAGTTCCGGTGCGGCGATCACCGTCAGGAACACCACAGGCGACGGCGGCCGGTCGCTCAGGATGAAGTCGGCCGATGCCGGTGCGATCCTGCGTTTCCTCAACATCTACGAGCATATGGAGGGCGGGGCGATCACGCTGTCGCTTGCGGGCGCCGCCGACGGGCCGATGAAGGGGCAGGTCGATGCCAGCAATTTCTACGTCGTCAACGAGCCGAAGCTCGCTTCGATCGTGTCGACGAAGCCGGCCGGCGATACGCGGAGCCTCAACCAGGCGGTGAAGGCCGACATCGACACCTCAAGGGTGCAGTTCGAGCGCGGCTTTGCCGAGATCGACAAGGGCTCGGGTTATCTGAGGCTCGCAAACGGCCTGCTGCGCGGCCCGCGCATCGGCACGACTTTCCAAGGCACGCTCTACGACCAGGACAACAACATGGATATGACCGGCACCTTCATGCCGGTCTACGGGCTGAACCGCATCTTCGGCGAATTGCCGCTGTTCGGCCCGCTGCTTGGCAATGGCCGCGACCGCGGCCTGATCGGCGTTACCTACAGGCTGCGCGGCAACGCCAACAAGCCGACCCTCAACATCAATCCGCTGTCCGTGGTGGCGCCAGGGATATTCAGGTCGATCTTCGAGTACAGGTAA